From the genome of Pelosinus fermentans DSM 17108:
AAACGGTGTGGCATCCCCACGATCAAACGCTCATAGACATCAGCAATGCTGATAATTTGGGCATATTCAGAAATGGAATTCCCTTTAAGACCCATGGGATAGCCACTGCCGTTCCAGCGTTCGTGATGCTGAAAGCAGGCGTTAAGAACATTGACAGATACTGTCTGGTTCCTCCGCAGGATCTCCAAAGAGTAAAATGGATGCCGCTTATATTCTTCTTTTTCACGTCTTGTCAAATAACCGGGAAACTGCCGTGCTATGTTCTTCGAAAATTTTATTTTGCCAACATCATGCAGTATCGCAGCAAGTCCCAGCTCATCTAACTGTTTAGCATCATATCCCATAGCAATACCCGTCATAATTGACAAAATACAAGTATTGACGGCATGAGAAAACATATACCCCTTTTTACGGCGTATATCCAGAAGGTTCATCATGCTCTCCGGTTTCTCCCCAAGCTGATTAATCCATTCACTGACAAGGCTTTTTACTTTATTGAGGTTTACACCTTTGCCTACATTAAATTGATGAATTGCATCTCGCGCAGCACCAAGGGCTTCCTTTTTGTATTTAGAACCATAAAAATCTTCCTCCAGGGCGATGATCTCTTGAATCTGCGGCTCACCTACAAATAAAGAGGTAAAGCCTTTATTTCGAAGATACTCAATGTACCGTTCCTTCATAACGATGCCCTCATGGAGCAAAACTGTACCATCAGCTAACATGAGCGGTTTTGATAAGTACATGCCTGGCTGAATTTCATCAATCGTTACACTTTGTATAAGAATCCTCCTCCTACGATAAACATGCTACCTGTTAATTCTACTAGTTATATCGGAAGATAAAGCAAAATACTTAAAACTTCTGAATAAGCAAGTAGAAAAAATGTACCTGAACAATCGAGCCTCTAGCTCTATTGCTCAGGTACATTTTTTATTCGACAGTTAATACGCAACCGTGCAGCGATGAATAAACCAATTATAGTAAGCCGTAAGCTTTCATCTCAATGCGAAGAAGCTCAAGATTACTCTCGCTGATTTCTGTCAGTGGCATACGACAGTGACCAGCTTCAAAGCCCAGTAAATTTACAGCCGCTTTAATCGGAATCGGGTTGACTTCGCTGAATAATGCCTTTATGAGATTCAATGTTTGAAGCTGCAGTTTGATAGCACCCTTGGTGTCACCTTGGAAAAAACGCTCAACCATATTGTGAGTTTCCTGGGGAATAATATTTGCCATAACAGAAATGACGCCTTTGCCGCCTAGTGACAACATGGGCAATACAGTATTGTCATCACCAGAATACACTGCAAAATCTTCTCCGCATAAATTGACTACATCGCCTACTTGTCCGAGGTTGCATTCTTTAATGGCGATAATATTATCAATTTGTGATAATGCCTTTACCGTCTCAGGATT
Proteins encoded in this window:
- the dapA gene encoding 4-hydroxy-tetrahydrodipicolinate synthase, giving the protein MKKPLFIGSAVAIVTPFTDNGVNYQTLKELIEFQIKGGSDAIVICGTTGEASTMPDDEHIAVIKFAVEAINKRVPVIAGTGSNDTRHAIELSKAAEDVGADGILSVTPYYNKATQKGLYEHFKVIANNVKIPLVLYNVPSRTNLNINPETVKALSQIDNIIAIKECNLGQVGDVVNLCGEDFAVYSGDDNTVLPMLSLGGKGVISVMANIIPQETHNMVERFFQGDTKGAIKLQLQTLNLIKALFSEVNPIPIKAAVNLLGFEAGHCRMPLTEISESNLELLRIEMKAYGLL
- a CDS encoding HD-GYP domain-containing protein, with amino-acid sequence MYLSKPLMLADGTVLLHEGIVMKERYIEYLRNKGFTSLFVGEPQIQEIIALEEDFYGSKYKKEALGAARDAIHQFNVGKGVNLNKVKSLVSEWINQLGEKPESMMNLLDIRRKKGYMFSHAVNTCILSIMTGIAMGYDAKQLDELGLAAILHDVGKIKFSKNIARQFPGYLTRREKEEYKRHPFYSLEILRRNQTVSVNVLNACFQHHERWNGSGYPMGLKGNSISEYAQIISIADVYERLIVGMPHRLPTPVYYAAAILSKAAGEYFNPVIVGKFNQSVAIYPIGKTVRLNNQQSGVILGVDLKNKTTPVVRITSSEDGQNIDQIVELDLMKSPELFIVDFEDVTPNYSQVRADQAYVSSHVKE